Within Quercus lobata isolate SW786 chromosome 5, ValleyOak3.0 Primary Assembly, whole genome shotgun sequence, the genomic segment CCTTAAAGATGGTTTTCAACGTAGTTGGTGGCGCACAAGCAACATCACGTGctcaccttcttctttttcttcttcttcttcatcttctttctcaatttCGAAATCAACGAAAGTAACTCCGTTTAAAAAAGCCAAACCCCACAACTCAAATTTAAAgactatatatatgtataactaacaccaaatttattttctcatacaCAAAACTAAGTATCCAAAGTAGTGTTACCAAAATCAAAGAAAGTAGTTTTGAAATTCGATAATGGCCACCCAAAACCTTGGAAAGAAGACTGCGTGTGTTGTGGGCGGCACTGGGTTCGTCGCTTCTTTGCTTGTTAAGCTTTTGCTTCAGAAAGGCTATGCCGTCAATACCACTGTTAGAGACCCTGGTaagtcttcttttttctttttttttttctttttttttttaaataaaaaataattttatcactttttatttatttattttgcatacCCTGACTCTCATGTGTTCTCtgtatttaatttgatttaattttttaatattttaaatatacactTTTTGTCTTCTACAACCTACACACCACCTGTTTGTGATTGCATTGGTCCCTTTACTATTGCATATTTACATTTTACATATATTTACCTGCATGTGAGTAATTTGTATTTGCTTCCCATGCTATTTGCATATTGTTGCGCTTGCACCCTAATAGTTTCTatcctctatttttttaaaattttatttttgtgaacaAAAAATGGGAAAAGGGTGACTTAAGTTGGTATCTTACACTTGAAAATGTGACCAGAGTGACATTTTATCTATTGGCCTGAGTTTGAAAGAGCCAAAGATCCAGATAAGTCATAGTTTTGCACAATTGCACCTAGTCTTTTAGGGCCTATTTGGTAGGGTATTTTAAGCAactttttgagtattttaaacacatttacacatattttcactcgcatgtatatcaaaaacaccaaaacaacattactcaaacttctCTACCAAATACCCCCTTAGTTTCTATACTTGGGACTTGGATTTTAGCTTAAATTATTTCGAGCAATTTTTTGTGGAaatgattttttgttgaaaatgttGCTACCAACTCTTAAACCAATCATAATTATCACTTTAATAACTTGTGAAATAAGTTACAAACTCTTAAAATATCAACCTGTTGAGATAGCTGCTAGAAGTTGAAAGAGTGACAAAGTTGATGGGTGGAAGTTGAGGGACGAATGGAAAAGgctttttggccttttttttgtttttggtttttttttttggcaaaaaatctAACTTTTAGATACACATTTAATGCGAAAATTACTAAAAACTATATTTTCAGATAATCACTATATAAATAAGCTACTGAAAATTGCGGATACCTAAACAGACAAGTCATTCTGTCTACCTACCATAACCgcacaaaaataaattagataaaACGGCactttcataaatatatatgcAGATCAAAGGTTTTTTCTTAAGCAATATGGAAATTAAAGTTAAAGGTTCACATTTTTCCAGATGGtatagaaaaattttcatataaaaaaaaaaatttgatggtgaCTTTTActcaccataaaaaaaaagaaaaaaaagaaagatgtttAGAGGATGTCACATCATTTATATAAAGAGAGAGTTTAAAGacataaaaaattgacattttttgaCGCGAAAAATTGTTAatggtaaagaagaaaaataatattagcgataaatctaaataaaaaccaagaaaaGTTGCCAACTTAATTGTGTGTGATACAAAGTAAATTGGTTGGTCCGTTGAAAATTGAGATGAATTGCTTAAGACTTGAAACCTActctcaaaaataattttattatatatatatatatatatatatatatattaggtgcAATAACTAGATTTCAATCCGATACACAGCAAGCGGTGGGGCTTTTGAAGATTGAGATGAGTTGCCCAAGACCTCAAGTGTCGTACTCTcaaaaagttacaaaataatTGAAGGAACATAAATTGATGAGAATTTAGACTACAAGGACCCGGTTGTTGGCAAATTTGTGGTTctaaatcaaatcatcaaatcAACAAAATGCATCATAATATAATCTCACAACACCAACAGGCTAATGTATGTAGGACCCTAATAAGGGTAAGATCATGCTACAGTTGAACTCATCTGAGGTCTAAGGATATTAGAGTCACACTCAAGTAGGGCCCATACCAATTcagccaaaagaaaaagaaatagtatcATCAaacagtaatatatatatatatatctataatatatataaaaataaagatattaatttttttttatcttataatAATTACATGTAAAATTATGAGAGATCATAATTTTACACGctgttattttattataaatttttaattgagtttaaataatattctatatttaaatcttccattaaatttttttaatttgtattttctttaaatagtataatatatagtttcatatacaaatagtcaaatacaatcataataaatatatagtttcatattttttttccttttttggtctAAATATtaagaccaaaaaaagaaaaagaaaaaaaaaatttattaaattttcctGTGCATTACTCGGGTTACCAACAAGTTACTAAgtaaaagtaaataatttttattttactacaagATTTGAGGGATCTACAATGAATTTGTACTTTTTGGCCAATTTGTCTCTACCATAGATAATTGGCTTAGCATGAATATGCCTCTTCATAAATCATAGTATCTTTAACAAGGTGcattatgttttaaattatagatGAGAATGAACTTTATTAATCAAGTATTTTAATGCGCAGAAAATAAGAGAAAGATCTCTCACCTCATAGAACTACAAGGTTTGGGGGACCTAAAAATTTTTGGAGCAGATCTAACAGATGAACTAAGCTTCGATGCTCCTATAGCAGGATGTGACCTTGTTTTCCACATTGCTACACCAGTTAACTTTGCTTCACAAGATCcggaggtaaaaaaaaaaataaagaaatgcaTCAGTAATTTCAGTAATGTCacagtttttgaatttttaatgaCAAAGTTAGCTAATTTTGTGACATGTATAGAATGATATGATAAAGCCAGCAATCCAAGGGGTACATAATGTGTTGAAAGCATGTGTGAGAGCAAAAACTGTTAAGCGTGTCATTTTGACATCCTCAGCAGCTGCTGTAACAATCAACAAGCTCAATGGGACAGGTTTAGTCATGGATGAAAGCAAATGGACTGACGTTGAGTTTTTGAGTACTGAGAAGCCACCTACTTGGGTAATCACCGAATTACATCAAATCATTAAGGATAAATGTTTTCTCTTAAGCTCTAGCAAGAAAAAAGGCCTATGTCAAAGCAATTTTAACAAAAGGATTTAAGTATTTTCTGAATTAATTTTCAGGGTTATCCTGCCTCCAAGACATTAGCTGAGAAAGCAGCTTGGAAATTTgctgaagaaaataatattgaTCTCATTACTGTGATCCCTACTCTCATGGCTGGTGCATCTCTCACTCCAGACGTCCCTAGCAGTATTGGTCTAGCAATGTCTTTAATTACAGGTATAAATAAGCTGGACTACATAATATGTTGTAATTTCCACTTTAGGCCGTGCAGCTGGAACAAAAAATTGCTTGCACCATACCTGAATTGACAGATTAGTGTTTCAATGgctttttttgacaattttgcaGGAACTGAATTCCTCATAAATGCATTGAAAGGTATGCAAATGCTGTCAGGTTCAATATCTATCACACATGTGGAGGATGTTTGCCGGGCTCATATATTTTTGGCTGAGAAAGAATCTGCTTCTGGCCGATACATATGCTGTGGTATCAATTCCAGTGTTCCTGAGCTTGCAAAGTTCCTCAATAAAAGATATCCTCAGTACAAAGTCCCAACTGAGTAAGCTTCTAATCTAATTAATCAAGGCACATAGTCTTTCAAATTAGCAAATTGGTTAATAAAAAAGGTCGTATGCATAACGGTCCTGCTTGAAATAAAAGTCAAAACTGCTACCAAATAAATGAGGTTGAAGCACTGTAGaataaatacaaaaccaaatttGGTGGCGACATGCTTCAAATGAGCCATTAGCTTGTAGAAGAATTGAATCGGTTACTGAATTATTTCAATTATGGTTTTGAGATATATCTCTCACTTTCTTCAGTGGTGAAGTGTTGTTTGACTTGTGTCATTTGGAAATTGCAGTTTTGGAGATTTCCCCTCTAAGGCCAAGCTGACCTTATCTTCAGACAAACTTATCAAAGAGGGGTTCAGTTTTAAGTATGGGATTGAGGACATTTATGACCAAACTGTGGAGTACTTCAAAGCCAAGGGCCTGCTGCAGATATAAGACCTAATGGATTAGGAGCCTAGTGATGCTCTGGCTTGGTTTTTAGCCCTATTGTGTAATAACATCTAAATTTGCTTGAGTTCAGTATAATAAATggttcatttaccaataatctaAAGCAATCAAGCAACTCAGCTGGAAGATGTCAGGAAACTAAAGCAATTTAGTAAGTACGCTTGAAGACACCAAGCTTTTGAAATACATTGCATCTACTTACCAGCCAAACCAGTGGCAGATAAGCATTTGCTTGGTAAGTGTTGTAGTTTATTTCAAATTGCTTGGACCCATCTCCTCCTAACACATATTTCTATTTCAATTTACTGTAAACCACTAAAACTAGCCTAAATGGGGGATGTTAAACTTGGAGATATTATTAGGCCCAC encodes:
- the LOC115992511 gene encoding anthocyanidin reductase ((2S)-flavan-3-ol-forming) — its product is MATQNLGKKTACVVGGTGFVASLLVKLLLQKGYAVNTTVRDPENKRKISHLIELQGLGDLKIFGADLTDELSFDAPIAGCDLVFHIATPVNFASQDPENDMIKPAIQGVHNVLKACVRAKTVKRVILTSSAAAVTINKLNGTGLVMDESKWTDVEFLSTEKPPTWGYPASKTLAEKAAWKFAEENNIDLITVIPTLMAGASLTPDVPSSIGLAMSLITGTEFLINALKGMQMLSGSISITHVEDVCRAHIFLAEKESASGRYICCGINSSVPELAKFLNKRYPQYKVPTDFGDFPSKAKLTLSSDKLIKEGFSFKYGIEDIYDQTVEYFKAKGLLQI